The following proteins are co-located in the Brevibacillus laterosporus DSM 25 genome:
- a CDS encoding mannose-binding lectin → MVKKVTASFFLFAMMLLLSIPAFAASGEDHLDPGEKLVKGQYLKSTNGEYQLVLQDDGNFVLYGRGRALWSSNTHGHAASNVIMQGDGNLVIYGYPNAIWHSGTHNNPGARLVVQNDGNVVIYLAQKAIWWTGTN, encoded by the coding sequence GTGGTAAAAAAAGTTACTGCTTCATTTTTTCTCTTTGCCATGATGCTGCTATTAAGCATCCCAGCCTTCGCGGCTTCAGGAGAAGACCACCTAGATCCGGGTGAAAAACTTGTCAAAGGACAATATCTAAAGTCAACAAATGGTGAGTATCAATTGGTCTTGCAAGATGATGGAAATTTCGTACTTTACGGAAGAGGTAGAGCTTTATGGTCCTCTAACACACATGGTCACGCTGCTAGTAACGTAATTATGCAAGGAGACGGCAATCTAGTAATATACGGATACCCTAATGCAATCTGGCATTCCGGAACCCACAATAATCCCGGAGCTAGATTGGTTGTTCAAAACGATGGTAACGTGGTTATATACTTAGCTCAAAAAGCTATTTGGTGGACAGGTACAAACTAG
- a CDS encoding HU family DNA-binding protein: MNKTELIAKVAETSELTKKDATKAVDAVLDAISDALKEGDKVQLIGFGNFEVRERAARKGRNPQTGEEIEIASSKIPAFKPGKQLKDSIK, from the coding sequence ATGAATAAAACAGAACTCATTGCAAAGGTAGCTGAAACGTCTGAACTAACTAAGAAAGATGCTACAAAAGCAGTTGACGCTGTTCTTGATGCGATTTCTGATGCGCTAAAAGAGGGAGACAAAGTTCAACTAATCGGCTTTGGAAACTTCGAAGTGCGCGAACGTGCTGCTCGTAAAGGCCGCAACCCACAAACAGGGGAAGAGATCGAGATCGCTTCCAGTAAGATTCCTGCCTTCAAACCTGGTAAACAGCTGAAGGATTCAATCAAATAG
- a CDS encoding NAD(P)H-dependent glycerol-3-phosphate dehydrogenase codes for MLTKRIAVIGAGSWGTALASVCAANDFQVTLWVRDQKNAHEININHTNEKYLSGITLPDTIVAETNLQQVVTGQTAIILALPSKAMREVVKQISPWLNSDVTIIHATKGFELESLKRMSEVIREEVPKEIGDRVVVLTGPSHAEEVIQKSPTTVVVASECEESMLKAQDILMNSYFRVYTNPDMIGAEIAGALKNIIALGAGLSDGLGYGDNAKAALLTRGLAEIGRLGVKLGANPLTFAGLAGVGDLVVTCTSKHSRNWRAGYMLGQGKNLDEVLAHMGMVVEGVRTTKAAKALAEREGVDMPITKVFFQVFFGDCSPRQAVEELMGRGRRLELEDIVRYKDK; via the coding sequence ATGTTGACCAAGCGCATAGCAGTGATTGGAGCAGGCAGTTGGGGTACCGCCCTAGCTTCAGTCTGTGCAGCGAATGATTTTCAGGTGACATTATGGGTTCGTGATCAAAAGAATGCACATGAAATCAACATAAACCATACCAACGAAAAATACTTATCAGGCATTACCTTGCCTGACACGATCGTGGCAGAAACGAACCTACAACAAGTTGTTACAGGGCAGACTGCCATTATTCTGGCATTGCCTTCAAAAGCGATGCGAGAGGTAGTAAAGCAAATATCTCCGTGGCTAAACTCAGATGTGACGATTATCCATGCAACGAAAGGCTTTGAGCTAGAGAGCTTAAAACGCATGTCAGAGGTGATCAGAGAAGAGGTACCTAAAGAGATTGGCGATCGCGTTGTTGTATTAACAGGACCAAGTCATGCTGAAGAAGTGATTCAAAAATCACCAACAACAGTCGTTGTAGCTTCTGAATGTGAAGAAAGCATGCTAAAAGCCCAAGATATATTGATGAATTCTTACTTCCGTGTCTATACAAACCCTGACATGATTGGTGCTGAAATTGCAGGTGCATTAAAAAATATTATTGCGCTCGGAGCAGGTCTTAGCGATGGATTAGGTTATGGGGACAATGCAAAAGCTGCATTGTTAACCCGTGGTTTGGCCGAAATAGGGCGTTTAGGCGTAAAATTGGGTGCTAATCCGTTAACGTTTGCGGGGCTTGCAGGAGTAGGAGACTTGGTGGTGACGTGTACCAGTAAGCACAGTCGTAACTGGCGAGCTGGCTATATGCTGGGTCAAGGAAAAAATCTTGATGAAGTACTTGCTCATATGGGAATGGTTGTCGAAGGTGTGCGCACCACTAAGGCTGCAAAAGCACTAGCTGAGAGAGAAGGCGTAGACATGCCAATTACCAAGGTGTTTTTTCAGGTCTTCTTTGGAGACTGTTCCCCACGTCAGGCGGTAGAAGAGCTGATGGGGCGAGGACGTAGACTTGAACTAGAAGATATCGTTCGCTATAAAGATAAATAG
- a CDS encoding 2Fe-2S iron-sulfur cluster-binding protein: protein MKELTLITKLGTTHDVIIEKNMTVVKLAKKNKIQWGHACERGICAQCRTKVLEGAEFLNEVTTEEKLRLKKAERQEHYRLGCQIQVHEEGAIRLWHVPY from the coding sequence ATGAAAGAGTTGACATTAATTACTAAGCTGGGGACCACTCATGATGTAATAATCGAAAAAAATATGACTGTTGTAAAATTGGCAAAAAAAAATAAAATTCAATGGGGTCATGCATGCGAACGAGGTATCTGCGCACAATGCCGCACCAAAGTTTTGGAGGGGGCAGAATTTCTTAATGAGGTCACAACAGAAGAGAAGCTACGTCTGAAAAAAGCAGAGCGTCAGGAGCATTATCGTTTGGGGTGCCAAATCCAAGTGCACGAAGAGGGAGCCATTCGGTTGTGGCATGTCCCATACTAA
- a CDS encoding 2Fe-2S iron-sulfur cluster-binding protein: MPKVTFFPSKKTIKARPGQTVLQLSRVARVAIPTRCDGNAACLLCKVTIEKGTVSSLSASEERKLSERDRARGIRLACQARVLEEDLIVRVPESRLKSVVEKALERQRLEEEEW; encoded by the coding sequence ATGCCAAAAGTAACATTTTTTCCAAGTAAAAAAACCATAAAAGCTCGTCCTGGACAAACAGTTCTGCAGCTCTCCCGAGTAGCTCGTGTAGCTATACCTACCCGTTGTGATGGAAATGCAGCTTGTTTGTTATGCAAAGTAACGATTGAGAAGGGCACAGTCTCATCATTATCAGCTAGTGAAGAACGTAAACTATCAGAGCGTGATCGAGCGAGGGGAATACGTTTAGCTTGTCAAGCACGTGTGCTTGAAGAAGACCTTATTGTTCGTGTTCCTGAGTCCAGATTGAAATCAGTTGTGGAGAAAGCCTTGGAGCGTCAACGCCTCGAGGAGGAAGAATGGTAG
- a CDS encoding DUF2768 family protein codes for MFVCNLLLLFSRKKAGTFLGIILKILAFLMLLIVFGMILIVLLV; via the coding sequence ATGTTTGTGTGCAATTTACTCTTGTTATTCTCACGGAAAAAAGCGGGGACATTCCTAGGTATTATTCTTAAAATCTTGGCATTTCTCATGCTGTTGATTGTGTTTGGTATGATTTTAATCGTATTGCTAGTCTAG
- the plsY gene encoding glycerol-3-phosphate 1-O-acyltransferase PlsY — translation MVLISLVISYLLGSVSFSYLVAKKVAGIDIRSHGSGNAGATNTLRVLGKGPAILVLLLDLLKGVLAMYVTHWLTDGDAVAYAFSGILAIVGHNWPIFYGFRGGKGIATTVGVALALSPLAFLICTILTIICIAITKYVSVGSLLFVTLFPILIWFFKQDIYVFWITLAIPALAYYRHYSNLVNLWNGTERKLGDKSNRKLS, via the coding sequence ATGGTGTTGATTTCTCTAGTCATCAGTTATTTGCTCGGTTCCGTTAGTTTTAGTTATTTAGTTGCAAAAAAAGTAGCGGGTATTGACATCCGAAGCCATGGTAGTGGGAATGCTGGAGCGACTAATACGCTTCGTGTACTCGGTAAAGGCCCCGCGATTCTGGTTCTACTATTGGATCTATTAAAAGGCGTGCTAGCCATGTACGTAACTCATTGGCTTACTGATGGAGATGCTGTGGCGTATGCTTTTTCTGGAATATTAGCGATCGTTGGCCACAATTGGCCCATTTTTTATGGATTCCGTGGCGGCAAAGGCATTGCTACAACTGTTGGGGTAGCACTGGCCTTATCGCCACTAGCATTTTTGATTTGTACGATTCTGACTATTATCTGTATTGCTATTACCAAGTATGTCTCTGTAGGATCGTTGCTTTTTGTTACATTATTTCCTATATTGATTTGGTTTTTTAAACAGGACATTTATGTTTTCTGGATTACCTTAGCCATTCCTGCATTGGCTTATTATCGGCATTATTCCAATCTGGTTAATCTATGGAACGGAACAGAGCGTAAACTTGGTGATAAATCGAATAGGAAACTAAGCTGA
- the spoIVA gene encoding stage IV sporulation protein A: protein MERIDIFKDIAERTGGDIYLGIVGPVRTGKSTFIKRFMEQAVIPNIPSEADRIRATDELPQSASGKTIMTTEPKFVPNQAVQINVTEGLNINVRLVDCVGYTVAGAKGFEDENGPRMVNTPWYEEPVPFEEAAEVGTRKVIQEHSTIGIVVTTDGSIAEIPREGYVNAEERVVAELKEVGKPFVILINSTRPRSDETQALRLELQEKYDVPVVALSVDSMSESEVLLILKEVLFEFPVHEVNVNLPSWVMVLESGHWLRQNYEEAVGETVKDIRRLRDVDRVVGQFNEYEFIEKAALAGMDMGHGVAEIDLIAPDHLYDQILMEIVGEEISGKDHLLRIMQEFAHAKREYDQVAEALHMVRSTGYGIAAPSLHEMTLDEPEMIRQGPRFGVRLKATAPSIHMIRVDVESEFAPIIGTEKQSEELVRYLMQDFDKDPLAIWNSDIFGRSLHSIVREGIQAKILMMPDNARYKLQETLGRIINEGSGGLIAIIL from the coding sequence GTGGAACGAATCGATATCTTTAAAGACATAGCAGAGCGTACGGGCGGTGATATTTATCTTGGGATTGTGGGTCCTGTCCGTACTGGTAAGTCAACGTTTATCAAACGTTTTATGGAGCAAGCGGTCATTCCTAATATTCCATCCGAGGCAGATCGTATTCGTGCCACGGATGAACTACCGCAGAGTGCTTCTGGCAAAACCATCATGACGACCGAGCCTAAATTTGTTCCAAACCAAGCTGTACAAATAAACGTAACAGAAGGCCTTAATATAAATGTACGCCTTGTGGATTGCGTAGGATATACGGTAGCTGGAGCAAAAGGGTTTGAGGATGAAAATGGGCCTCGTATGGTCAATACACCTTGGTATGAAGAACCAGTCCCGTTTGAAGAGGCTGCGGAAGTAGGAACGCGGAAAGTCATCCAGGAGCATTCCACCATCGGAATTGTTGTTACCACAGATGGTAGCATTGCTGAAATACCTCGTGAAGGCTATGTGAATGCAGAAGAACGAGTAGTAGCTGAATTGAAGGAAGTAGGCAAGCCTTTCGTCATCTTAATTAATTCAACCCGCCCTCGCTCTGACGAAACACAAGCATTACGCCTTGAACTTCAAGAAAAGTATGATGTTCCGGTTGTGGCTCTCTCTGTTGATTCAATGTCAGAGTCGGAAGTTCTCTTGATCTTAAAAGAAGTATTATTTGAATTCCCCGTGCATGAGGTAAACGTAAATCTGCCAAGCTGGGTCATGGTACTTGAGAGCGGCCATTGGTTGCGCCAAAACTATGAAGAAGCAGTTGGTGAGACCGTTAAAGATATTCGTCGTCTACGCGATGTGGACCGTGTAGTAGGACAATTTAATGAGTATGAGTTTATTGAAAAAGCCGCATTAGCCGGTATGGATATGGGACACGGTGTCGCAGAGATTGATTTAATAGCCCCTGATCATCTGTACGATCAAATCCTGATGGAAATCGTTGGCGAGGAAATCAGTGGCAAGGATCATTTACTACGAATTATGCAAGAATTTGCCCATGCAAAACGCGAATACGATCAGGTAGCAGAGGCACTGCATATGGTACGTTCCACGGGCTATGGAATTGCGGCCCCATCCCTGCATGAAATGACTTTGGATGAGCCAGAGATGATTCGGCAAGGACCACGCTTCGGTGTGCGTCTAAAAGCTACAGCACCATCTATTCACATGATTCGTGTTGATGTGGAATCTGAGTTTGCACCGATTATTGGTACTGAGAAACAGAGCGAAGAATTGGTGCGATACCTGATGCAAGACTTTGATAAAGATCCGTTGGCTATTTGGAACTCTGATATTTTTGGTCGATCTCTACATTCCATTGTACGTGAAGGTATCCAGGCCAAGATTTTGATGATGCCTGATAATGCTCGCTATAAATTGCAAGAGACTCTTGGACGCATTATTAACGAAGGTTCAGGGGGCCTCATTGCCATCATCTTATAA
- the der gene encoding ribosome biogenesis GTPase Der, with amino-acid sequence MGLPVVAIVGRPNVGKSTIFNRLIGERVAIVEDKPGVTRDRLYAKGEWLNREFHVIDTGGIEFAETDQILTQMRYQAELAIDEADVIILIVDVRAGVTDADLNVARMLNRTGKPIVLAVNKVDNFEMRNDIYEFYQLGVGEPFPISGSHGLGLGDMLDEVFHHLPPVDEEEKRDDVIRVSIIGRPNVGKSSLTNAILGEERVIVSEIAGTTRDAIDTPFERDGQEYVLVDTAGMRKKGKVYEGTEKYSVMRALKAIEDSDVVLVVINGEEGIIEQDKKIAGYAHEAGRGVIIVVNKWDALEKDDKTMQRFTELIREEFKYLSYAPILYVSAKTKQRVHTILSKVNAVADSHSMRVNTSVLNDLITDATIMAPPPTDRGKRLKINYTTQVAVKPPTFIVFVNDPELMHFSYERYLENKIRGAFEFEGTPIRILTRKKT; translated from the coding sequence ATGGGATTACCAGTAGTTGCAATCGTAGGCCGCCCAAATGTGGGTAAGTCAACGATCTTTAATCGATTGATCGGCGAAAGAGTTGCTATAGTAGAAGACAAGCCAGGTGTTACACGTGACCGTTTATATGCAAAAGGTGAATGGCTAAATCGTGAATTTCACGTGATTGATACAGGCGGAATAGAGTTTGCTGAGACAGATCAAATTTTAACGCAAATGCGCTATCAAGCAGAGTTGGCTATTGATGAGGCGGATGTTATCATTTTGATCGTTGATGTACGTGCTGGAGTGACGGATGCTGATTTGAATGTAGCTCGTATGTTAAACCGGACAGGTAAGCCAATTGTATTAGCTGTTAACAAAGTAGATAATTTCGAGATGCGTAATGATATTTATGAGTTTTATCAGCTGGGCGTAGGTGAGCCATTCCCGATCTCAGGATCACATGGTCTTGGCTTAGGTGATATGCTAGATGAAGTTTTCCATCACCTGCCTCCTGTGGATGAAGAGGAGAAACGCGATGATGTGATTCGTGTGTCTATCATTGGTCGTCCTAATGTAGGAAAATCTTCTCTAACCAATGCAATCTTAGGTGAAGAGCGTGTTATTGTCAGTGAAATAGCAGGAACAACACGTGATGCCATCGATACGCCGTTTGAACGTGATGGTCAGGAGTACGTGCTGGTAGATACAGCTGGCATGCGTAAAAAAGGCAAAGTGTACGAGGGTACAGAGAAGTATAGCGTAATGCGTGCACTTAAAGCGATAGAGGATTCTGACGTTGTACTGGTGGTAATTAATGGGGAAGAAGGCATCATCGAGCAAGATAAGAAGATTGCTGGATATGCACATGAAGCTGGTCGCGGAGTTATCATTGTAGTGAACAAATGGGACGCTTTGGAAAAAGACGATAAAACCATGCAACGTTTTACGGAATTGATCCGTGAAGAGTTCAAGTACTTGTCGTATGCACCAATTCTCTATGTTTCTGCGAAGACAAAACAACGTGTTCATACCATTTTATCTAAAGTAAATGCTGTGGCAGATTCACATTCGATGCGTGTGAATACGTCAGTCTTAAATGATTTGATTACGGATGCTACTATCATGGCACCTCCGCCAACAGACAGAGGAAAACGCCTTAAAATCAATTATACGACACAGGTTGCTGTCAAACCACCAACGTTTATTGTGTTTGTAAATGACCCTGAGTTAATGCATTTCTCCTATGAAAGATATTTAGAAAATAAAATTCGCGGAGCGTTTGAATTTGAAGGAACGCCAATCCGTATTTTAACCCGTAAGAAAACATAG
- the folE gene encoding GTP cyclohydrolase I FolE yields the protein MMNVDHEKIKQAVRMILEAVGENPDREGLLDTPKRVAKMYAEAFEGMNVDEETYFETIFSEDHEEIVLVKDIPFYSMCEHHLVPFFGKAHVAYIPKGGRVVGLSKLARAVETVARRPQLQERITSTVANAIMKKLEPHGVMVMVEAEHMCMTMRGVKKPGSSTVTTAVRGVFEKDANARAEVLQYIKA from the coding sequence ATTATGAATGTAGATCACGAAAAAATAAAACAAGCTGTTCGAATGATCCTAGAAGCTGTCGGTGAAAATCCAGACCGCGAAGGCTTATTGGATACACCAAAACGTGTAGCAAAAATGTACGCAGAAGCCTTTGAAGGCATGAATGTTGACGAAGAGACTTACTTCGAAACCATATTCAGCGAAGATCATGAAGAAATTGTACTTGTTAAAGATATTCCTTTTTATTCTATGTGTGAACATCACTTGGTACCATTTTTTGGGAAAGCGCATGTAGCTTATATACCAAAAGGTGGACGAGTTGTAGGTTTGAGCAAATTAGCACGAGCTGTGGAAACTGTAGCACGTCGTCCACAATTGCAAGAACGTATTACTTCCACTGTGGCTAACGCGATTATGAAGAAACTAGAGCCACATGGTGTTATGGTGATGGTAGAAGCAGAGCATATGTGCATGACGATGCGCGGTGTGAAAAAGCCTGGCTCTTCTACTGTAACTACAGCTGTTCGTGGAGTATTTGAAAAAGATGCTAATGCACGTGCAGAGGTTTTACAATACATCAAAGCTTAG
- a CDS encoding stage VI sporulation protein F, whose protein sequence is MNKRISRSLLSKLTGKTNVDQSQLFQLASSFNKEDIQDEKKLRQLIKMVSMMSGVAISPEKEEEIMGMVQNGSFNPDDLSGMLDKMK, encoded by the coding sequence ATGAATAAGCGTATATCTAGAAGTTTGTTGAGCAAGTTAACGGGCAAGACTAACGTTGATCAATCACAGTTGTTTCAACTCGCTAGTTCTTTTAATAAAGAGGATATACAAGACGAGAAGAAGCTACGTCAGCTAATCAAAATGGTTTCCATGATGAGTGGAGTAGCAATTAGTCCAGAAAAGGAAGAAGAGATTATGGGAATGGTTCAAAATGGTTCCTTTAATCCGGATGATCTCTCTGGCATGCTTGATAAAATGAAATAG